A genome region from Vulpes lagopus strain Blue_001 chromosome 7, ASM1834538v1, whole genome shotgun sequence includes the following:
- the QTRT1 gene encoding queuine tRNA-ribosyltransferase catalytic subunit 1, with amino-acid sequence MAAAVNPTSLESAPRIMRLVAECSRSRARAGELRLPHGPVATPVFMPVGTQATMKGITAEQLDALGCRICLGNTYHLGLRPGPELIQKAHGLHGFMNWPHNLLTDSGGFQMVSLVSLSEVTEEGVRFRSPYDGDETLLSPEKSVEIQNALGSDIIMQLDDVVSSTVTGPRVEEAMYRSIRWLDRCIAAHQRPDKQNLFAIIQGGLDADLRATCLEEMTKRDVPGFAIGGLSGGESKGQFWRMVALSTSRLPKDKPRYLMGVGYATDLVVCVALGCDMFDCVFPTRTARFGSALVPTGNLQLKKKQYEKDFRPIDSNCTCPTCQKHSRAFLHALLHSDNTAALHHLTVHNIAYQLQLMSAVRASIVEKRFPDFVRDFMGTMYGDPTLCPTWATEALASVGITLR; translated from the exons ATGGCGGCAGCAGTAAACCCCACGTCTCTAGAGTCGGCCCCGCGCATAATGCGGCTGGTGGCCGAGTGCAGCCGATCCAGGGCCCGGGCAGGAGAGCTGAGGCTGCCGCACGGGCCGGTAGCCACTCCGGTGTTCATGCCAGTGGGCACGCAGGCCACTATGAAGGGCATCACGGCCGAGCAACTGGACGCGCTGGGCTGCCGCATCTGCCTGGGCAACACCTACCATCTGGGTCTGAGGCCG GGACCCGAGCTGATCCAGAAAGCCCACGGTCTCCACGGCTTCATGAACTGGCCCCACAATCTGCTGACG GACAGCGGCGGCTTCCAGATGGTGTCTCTGGTGTCCCTGTCCGAGGTGACGGAGGAGGGCGTCCGCTTCCGCTCCCCCTACGACGGCGACGAGACCCTCCTGAGCCCGGAGAAGTCCGTGGAGATCCAGAACGCTTTAG GCTCAGACATCATCATGCAACTGGATGATGTGGTCAGCAGCACTGTGACGGGGCCACGTGTGGAGGAGGCCatgtacag GTCAATCCGCTGGCTGGACCGTTGCATTGCAGCCCATCAGCGGCCAGACAAGCAAAACCTCTTTGCCATCATCCAGGGTGGGCTAGACGCAGACCTCCGGGCCACCTGCCTCGAAG AGATGACCAAGAGGGACGTGCCGGGCTTCGCCATCGGGGGCCTGAGTGGGGGCGAAAGCAAGGGCCAGTTCTGGAGGATGGTGGCTCTGAGCACCTCAAGGCTGCCTAAGGACAAGCCACGATACCTGATGGGGGTCGG CTATGCCACTGATCTGGTGGTCTGCGTGGCTCTTGGATGTGACATGTTCGACTGCGTCTTTCCCACGAGGACTGCG cGCTTTGGCTCCGCTTTGGTGCCCACTGGGAACCTGCAGCTGAAGAAGAAGCAGTATGAGAAGGACTTCCGACCCATAGACTCCAACTGTACCTGTCCCACCTGCCAGAA GCACAGCCGGGCCTTCCTGCACGCACTGCTCCACAGTGACAACACTGCTGCCCTGCACCACCTCACTGTCCACAATATTGCCTACCAG CTGCAGCTGATGAGTGCTGTGCGTGCCAGCATTGTGGAGAAGCGCTTCCCTGACTTCGTGCGGGACTTCATGGGCACCATGTATGGGGACCCCACCCTCTGTCCCACCTGGGCCACTGAAGCCCTGGCCTCTGTGGGAATCACACTGCGTTGA